The window AATATCTATAGAATAAAAGAAATTAATTTTAAATTATCTAAACAAAAAATAATTAATGAGTTAAATATCTTAATAAATAAGGCAAATTAAAAACAACCAAGCTTGATTGTTTTTTCATATAATATTCTTTTTATTTAGAAATTGCCTTTTGTGATTTTCTATAAAAAGTCTTTTTTATTTAATAAACCAAATAATTTTTGTGCGTTAACTCTAGTTGATGAAATTACTTCATCCTTTTCAATTCCTTTAATAGAAGTAATTTTATTAATTGTTAATTGCAAATTACCCGGATAATTTAATTTACCTTTTTTAGGTTCTGGTGTAATGTGCGGTGAATCTGATTCAATTACTAAATAATTTAAAGAAGCATTTTTAACAACATTTTTTAATTCTTCAAATTTTCTTGCATAAGTAATTAATCCAGATATTGAAATATAGTAACCTCTTTTTATAAATTTTTGAGCAATATCTCAATTGCCAGTAAAACTGTGCACTGCTGCCCTTTTTATATCATATTTATCTAGTAATTTAAGCACATCATCAAAAGCTGTATAATTATTTTCTACATCTCTGATATGGAGTAGTACAGCTAAATTATTTTGTTTTGCAATTTTTAATTGCATCTCAAAACCATGCAATTGATTTTCCTTATTAAAATTTTTTTCATAATAATCTAAGCCAATTTCACCTATTGCTAATACTTTTTTTGAATTTGCATAATCATCTATTTTTGCATAAGCTTCATCTGTAACAAATTTTACCTCCAATGGATGTATTCCAACTGCAGCATATAAACCATTAATTCGATTCGCTTGTAACATTACTATTTTTGATGTTTCTACATTATAACCTACATTAACTATTCTATCAACACCAAAATTTCTTGCATCATCAACTATTTCTTCTACTGTAACGCCCTCCTCCACATATTTTTCATGTGCTAAATGAGCATGTACATCAAATATTCCTGCCATATAAATTTAGCCTTTCTACAAAATAAATTATACACTCAGTTAAAATAAAGAAATTATATTTTAAAAATTTCTA of the Spiroplasma endosymbiont of Labia minor genome contains:
- a CDS encoding TatD family hydrolase codes for the protein MAGIFDVHAHLAHEKYVEEGVTVEEIVDDARNFGVDRIVNVGYNVETSKIVMLQANRINGLYAAVGIHPLEVKFVTDEAYAKIDDYANSKKVLAIGEIGLDYYEKNFNKENQLHGFEMQLKIAKQNNLAVLLHIRDVENNYTAFDDVLKLLDKYDIKRAAVHSFTGNWDIAQKFIKRGYYISISGLITYARKFEELKNVVKNASLNYLVIESDSPHITPEPKKGKLNYPGNLQLTINKITSIKGIEKDEVISSTRVNAQKLFGLLNKKDFL